One stretch of Nocardioides perillae DNA includes these proteins:
- a CDS encoding ABC transporter ATP-binding protein: MSATTSLPVAGSRRVRRYAVDLCRRHPRMLLGALLLHGLAALAGLAAPRLIGDLVEAVERGSSVAAVDRTMALLAGFVVLQAVLTRYARYLSQVLGEEVLAELREDFVAHALALPVGVVEAAGSGDLLTRTSRDVDQLAWSVRRALPEWVIAVVTAVLTFAAALSVGWWVALTCLLGVPPLVVGLRWYLARAKAGYLRESATYSQINATLTETVEGARTVEALGLGRERVRAVDVEVADSFDAERYTLRLRTVFFPSMEISYLLPTVATLLLGGWLHVQGQVSLGDVTAATLYVQMLIDPVDRIVSILDELQLGAASLARLLGVAEVPDDREVSGARPDGEQLDARDVRFAYVEGREVLHGMDLAVGVGERIAVVGPSGAGKSTLGRLLAGIHPPTGGAVTVGGVGLTELPLDELRGHVALVTQEHHVFVGTLRDNLALAAPPGSDDAAVRAALEAVDALEWVDALPEGLDTVVGSGGRALTPPQAQQVALARLVLADPHTLVLDEATALIDPRAARHLERSLAAVLEGRTVVAIAHRLFSAHDADRVAVVEDGRIRELGTHDELVAAGGSYAALWDSWHGTAAGPRGGEDPAT, from the coding sequence GTGAGCGCGACGACCAGCCTGCCGGTGGCGGGCAGCCGGCGGGTGCGCCGCTACGCCGTCGACCTGTGCCGCCGGCACCCGCGGATGCTGCTCGGCGCGCTGCTGCTGCACGGCCTCGCGGCCCTCGCCGGGCTGGCCGCGCCCCGGCTGATCGGCGACCTCGTCGAGGCCGTGGAGCGCGGCTCCTCGGTCGCCGCGGTCGACCGGACGATGGCGCTGCTGGCCGGCTTCGTCGTGCTGCAGGCCGTGCTGACGCGCTACGCGCGCTACCTCAGCCAGGTGCTGGGCGAGGAGGTGCTCGCCGAGCTGCGCGAGGACTTCGTGGCCCACGCCCTCGCGCTGCCGGTCGGCGTGGTGGAGGCGGCGGGCTCGGGCGACCTGCTGACCCGCACCAGCCGCGACGTCGACCAGCTCGCGTGGTCGGTGCGCCGCGCGCTGCCGGAGTGGGTGATCGCGGTCGTCACGGCCGTCCTCACCTTCGCCGCTGCGCTGTCGGTCGGCTGGTGGGTCGCGCTGACGTGCCTGCTCGGCGTGCCGCCGCTGGTGGTCGGGCTGCGGTGGTACCTCGCGCGCGCCAAGGCGGGCTACCTGCGCGAGTCCGCGACGTACTCCCAGATCAACGCCACGCTCACCGAGACCGTCGAGGGTGCCCGCACCGTGGAGGCGCTCGGGCTGGGCCGCGAGCGGGTGCGGGCGGTCGACGTCGAGGTCGCGGACTCCTTCGACGCCGAGCGCTACACGCTGCGGCTGCGCACCGTCTTCTTCCCCAGCATGGAGATCTCCTACCTGCTGCCGACCGTCGCGACGCTGCTCCTCGGCGGCTGGCTGCACGTGCAGGGGCAGGTGTCGCTGGGCGACGTCACCGCGGCGACGCTCTATGTGCAGATGCTCATCGACCCCGTCGACCGGATCGTGTCGATCCTCGACGAGCTGCAGCTCGGCGCGGCGTCGCTGGCACGGCTGCTCGGTGTCGCGGAGGTGCCCGACGACCGCGAGGTGAGCGGCGCCCGGCCCGACGGTGAGCAGCTCGACGCCCGCGACGTGCGCTTCGCCTACGTGGAGGGCCGCGAGGTCCTGCACGGCATGGACCTCGCGGTCGGCGTCGGCGAGCGGATCGCGGTCGTGGGGCCGTCGGGCGCGGGCAAGTCCACCCTCGGGCGGCTGCTGGCCGGCATCCACCCGCCCACCGGCGGCGCGGTGACCGTCGGCGGCGTCGGGCTGACCGAGCTGCCCCTCGACGAGCTGCGCGGCCACGTCGCCCTGGTGACCCAGGAGCACCACGTCTTCGTCGGCACGCTGCGCGACAACCTCGCGCTGGCCGCGCCGCCCGGCTCCGACGACGCGGCGGTGCGCGCCGCGCTCGAGGCCGTCGACGCGCTGGAGTGGGTCGACGCGCTGCCCGAGGGCCTCGACACCGTGGTCGGCTCCGGCGGGCGGGCGCTGACGCCGCCGCAGGCCCAGCAGGTCGCGCTCGCGCGGCTCGTGCTCGCCGACCCCCACACGCTCGTGCTCGACGAGGCGACCGCGCTGATCGACCCCCGCGCCGCGCGCCACCTCGAGCGGTCGCTCGCGGCCGTGCTCGAGGGCCGCACCGTGGTCGCGATCGCCCACCGGCTCTTCTCCGCCCACGACGCCGACCGGGTCGCCGTCGTCGAGGACGGCCGCATCCGCGAGCTCGGCACCCACGACGAGCTGGTCGCCGCCGGCGGGTCCTACGCCGCGCTCTGGGACTCCTGGCACGGCACCGCCGCGGGTCCCCGCGGAGGCGAGGACCCCGCCACCTGA
- a CDS encoding ABC transporter ATP-binding protein, giving the protein MRTFPLADPGTPDTRSPGRFLWWMARGQWHTLLAGMGFGVVWMSSQAVMPAVIGRAIDRGVAARDTDALLLWAGVLLVVGLVQAASGVMRHRFAVTNWLTAAYRTVQLVGRHAVHLGGTLPRRVSTGEVVAIGTTDLSHLGQVMDVTARFAGAVVSFLLVSVILLQTSVPLGLVVLLGVPLLMLLIGPLLRPLHGRAAHQRHLMGGLANTATDIVAGLRVLRGIGGEDVFLGRYRRDSQETRRAGVQVARVQSVLEALQVLLPGVFVVVVVWLGARAAVRGDISVGELVAFYGYAAFLLIPLRTATEYADKFIRARVAARRVVRVLGTRPDLADPAVPAPSPPPGGDLVDARSGLRVPGGRLVAVVSERPDDSAHLADRLGLAAAQPDDDVTLGGVPLSALRVAEVRERVVVSDTGASLFSGPLGERLDVRERGDEAAVRRALRTASAEDVLEALPEGLRTVVAERGRSFSGGQRQRLVLARALAADPEVLVLVEPTSAVDAHTESRIATRLAVHRAGRTTVVTTTSPLLLDVCDEVAFLVDGRVVATGRHADLLAQDPAYRLVVARETGDLEPAGAGR; this is encoded by the coding sequence GTGCGCACCTTCCCCCTCGCCGACCCGGGCACGCCGGACACCCGCTCGCCCGGCCGGTTCCTGTGGTGGATGGCCCGGGGGCAGTGGCACACGCTGCTCGCCGGCATGGGCTTCGGCGTCGTGTGGATGTCGTCGCAGGCCGTGATGCCCGCCGTCATCGGGCGCGCGATCGACCGCGGCGTGGCCGCGCGCGACACCGATGCCCTGCTGCTGTGGGCAGGCGTGCTGCTCGTCGTCGGCCTCGTGCAGGCCGCCAGCGGGGTCATGCGGCACCGCTTCGCGGTGACCAACTGGCTGACCGCGGCCTACCGCACCGTCCAGCTGGTCGGGCGCCACGCGGTGCACCTCGGCGGCACGCTGCCGCGCCGGGTCTCGACCGGCGAGGTGGTCGCGATCGGCACCACCGACCTGTCCCACCTCGGCCAGGTCATGGACGTCACGGCCCGCTTCGCCGGGGCGGTCGTGTCCTTCCTGCTGGTCTCGGTGATCCTGCTGCAGACCTCCGTGCCGCTCGGCCTCGTGGTGCTGCTCGGAGTGCCGCTGCTGATGCTGCTCATCGGCCCGCTGCTGCGCCCGCTCCACGGCCGCGCGGCCCACCAGCGCCACCTGATGGGCGGGCTCGCCAACACCGCCACCGACATCGTGGCCGGCCTGCGCGTGCTGCGCGGGATCGGCGGCGAGGACGTCTTCCTCGGCCGCTACCGCCGCGACTCGCAGGAGACCCGGCGTGCCGGCGTCCAGGTCGCCCGGGTGCAGTCGGTGCTCGAGGCGCTGCAGGTGCTGCTGCCCGGCGTCTTCGTCGTCGTCGTGGTCTGGCTCGGCGCGCGCGCAGCCGTGCGCGGGGACATCAGCGTCGGCGAGCTGGTCGCCTTCTACGGCTACGCCGCGTTCCTGCTGATCCCGCTGCGCACCGCCACCGAGTACGCCGACAAGTTCATCCGCGCGCGCGTCGCGGCGCGGCGGGTGGTCCGGGTCCTCGGCACCCGCCCCGACCTCGCCGACCCGGCGGTGCCGGCGCCCTCTCCCCCGCCCGGCGGCGACCTGGTCGACGCCCGCAGCGGCCTGCGCGTGCCCGGCGGGCGGCTGGTCGCAGTGGTCAGCGAGCGGCCCGACGACTCCGCGCACCTCGCCGACCGGCTCGGGCTCGCGGCGGCCCAGCCGGACGACGACGTGACCCTCGGCGGGGTGCCGCTGTCGGCGCTGCGGGTGGCCGAGGTGCGCGAGCGCGTCGTCGTCTCCGACACCGGCGCCAGCCTCTTCAGCGGCCCGCTGGGCGAGCGCCTCGACGTGCGCGAGCGCGGCGACGAGGCGGCCGTGCGCCGCGCGCTGCGCACGGCGTCCGCCGAGGACGTGCTGGAGGCGCTGCCCGAGGGACTGCGCACCGTGGTCGCGGAGCGCGGCCGGAGCTTCTCCGGCGGCCAGCGCCAGCGCCTCGTGCTCGCCCGCGCCCTCGCCGCCGACCCGGAGGTGCTCGTGCTGGTCGAGCCGACCTCGGCCGTCGACGCCCACACCGAGTCGCGGATCGCGACGCGCCTGGCCGTCCACCGCGCCGGACGCACCACCGTCGTGACCACCACCAGCCCGCTGCTGCTCGACGTCTGCGACGAGGTCGCCTTCCTCGTCGACGGGCGGGTCGTGGCGACGGGCCGTCACGCCGACCTGCTCGCGCAGGACCCGGCGTACCGCCTGGTGGTGGCGCGCGAGACCGGCGACCTCGAGCCGGCTGGGGCCGGCCGGTGA
- a CDS encoding DUF6328 family protein: MSGDREDGYGGEVHPDRDETPTERLDRHWGELLQELRVMQTGTQLIAGFLLTLPFADRFEETGAFERVLYLGLVVLAAVTTATMLAPIALHRRLYGGHARDRLVRTTHYLVAAALGGIALLLVGIVALVFSFVVSTQAAVVATACVGAVALLLLLGVPTAVERAGRD; the protein is encoded by the coding sequence GTGAGCGGGGACCGCGAGGACGGCTACGGCGGCGAGGTCCACCCGGACCGCGACGAGACCCCCACCGAGCGCCTCGACCGCCACTGGGGCGAGCTGCTGCAGGAGCTGCGCGTGATGCAGACCGGGACGCAGCTCATCGCCGGCTTCCTGCTGACGCTGCCCTTCGCCGACCGCTTCGAGGAGACGGGCGCCTTCGAGCGCGTGCTCTACCTCGGCCTCGTCGTGCTCGCGGCCGTCACCACCGCCACCATGCTCGCCCCGATCGCGCTGCACCGGCGGCTCTACGGCGGCCACGCCCGCGACCGCCTCGTGCGCACGACCCACTACCTGGTCGCCGCCGCGCTGGGCGGCATCGCGCTGCTCCTCGTCGGCATCGTGGCGCTGGTCTTCTCCTTCGTCGTCAGCACGCAGGCGGCGGTCGTCGCGACCGCCTGCGTCGGCGCGGTGGCGCTGCTCCTCCTGCTCGGCGTGCCGACGGCCGTCGAGCGCGCCGGCCGCGACTGA
- a CDS encoding YbaK/EbsC family protein — translation MTTDAPGARSTPGIPGTPTLGALTTVPALTRPDLLADPVRHALATWEHAGGVGVVEIDPALADTAALAAAYSLGTDTGANCVLVGGRRAGEERVAACLVRADTRADVNGAVKRLLDVRKCSFLPVERAVEESGMEHGGITPLGLPAAWRLLVDARVLDVPVAVVGSGVRRSKLLLPGALLGLLRGAEVVEGLAS, via the coding sequence GTGACCACCGACGCGCCCGGCGCTCGCAGCACCCCCGGCATCCCCGGCACCCCCACGCTGGGCGCGCTCACCACCGTGCCCGCGCTGACCCGGCCCGACCTGCTCGCCGACCCCGTGCGCCACGCCCTCGCGACCTGGGAGCACGCGGGCGGGGTGGGCGTCGTCGAGATCGACCCGGCGCTGGCCGACACCGCCGCGCTGGCCGCGGCGTACTCCCTCGGGACCGACACCGGCGCCAACTGCGTGCTCGTCGGTGGGCGCCGGGCCGGCGAGGAGCGGGTCGCGGCGTGCCTGGTGCGCGCCGACACCCGCGCCGACGTCAACGGTGCGGTGAAGCGGCTGCTCGACGTGCGGAAGTGCTCCTTCCTGCCGGTGGAGCGGGCGGTCGAGGAGTCCGGCATGGAGCACGGCGGCATCACGCCGCTCGGGCTGCCGGCGGCGTGGCGGCTGCTGGTCGACGCGCGCGTGCTCGACGTGCCCGTGGCGGTGGTCGGCAGCGGCGTGCGCCGCTCCAAGCTGCTGCTCCCCGGCGCGCTGCTCGGGCTCCTGCGCGGCGCCGAGGTGGTCGAGGGGCTGGCGTCGTGA
- a CDS encoding glycerophosphodiester phosphodiesterase family protein has protein sequence MALPSSPNRTSVQRSLVVTPAVVAHRGASGVRPEHTLAAYRTAIRRGVDDVELDLVPTRDGVLVARHDVELSATTDVADHPELAHLRTTKVVDGREETGWFVEDLTLAEVKRLGARERSPHARPGSARHDGREGVATLTEVLAAVRAESVLRGREVGVVLEIKHAARAEALGLPVEERLLADLRRYGLDHPRARVTLMSFETTVLRNLARMTRLPLVQLLDRPDRRPADLAAAGDPTTYADLASPEGLALLDEYADGIGAHKELVLPRDASGATTGPSSLVRDAHRQWLTVHVWTLRAENRFLPRELRSAGGPDDHGDLLGEARAFLDAGVDGLICDHPEVALAARAEQLARA, from the coding sequence GTGGCCCTCCCGAGCAGCCCGAACCGCACGTCCGTGCAGCGCAGCCTGGTCGTCACGCCGGCGGTGGTGGCCCACCGCGGTGCCAGCGGCGTGCGGCCCGAGCACACCCTCGCGGCGTACCGCACCGCCATCCGGCGCGGCGTCGACGACGTCGAGCTCGACCTGGTGCCGACCCGCGACGGGGTGCTCGTGGCGCGCCACGACGTGGAGCTGTCGGCCACCACGGACGTCGCGGACCACCCCGAGCTCGCGCACCTGCGCACCACCAAGGTGGTCGACGGCCGCGAGGAGACGGGCTGGTTCGTCGAGGACCTCACGCTCGCCGAGGTCAAGCGGCTGGGAGCCCGCGAGCGCTCGCCGCACGCCCGGCCCGGCAGCGCCCGCCACGACGGTCGGGAGGGCGTCGCCACCCTCACCGAGGTGCTCGCCGCGGTGCGGGCCGAGTCGGTGCTGCGCGGGCGCGAGGTGGGCGTGGTGCTGGAGATCAAGCACGCCGCCCGCGCCGAGGCCCTCGGCCTGCCGGTCGAGGAGCGGCTCCTCGCCGACCTGCGCCGCTACGGCCTGGACCACCCGCGGGCCCGCGTGACGCTGATGTCCTTCGAGACGACGGTCCTGCGCAACCTGGCGCGGATGACCCGGCTGCCGCTGGTGCAGCTGCTCGACCGCCCCGACCGCCGGCCGGCGGACCTGGCCGCGGCGGGCGACCCCACGACGTACGCCGACCTGGCGAGCCCGGAGGGCCTCGCGCTGCTCGACGAGTACGCCGACGGCATCGGCGCCCACAAGGAGCTGGTGCTGCCGCGCGACGCCTCCGGCGCGACCACCGGCCCCTCGTCGCTGGTGCGCGACGCCCACCGGCAGTGGCTGACCGTGCACGTGTGGACCCTGCGCGCCGAGAACCGCTTCCTGCCCCGCGAGCTGCGCTCCGCCGGCGGTCCCGACGACCACGGCGACCTGCTGGGCGAGGCCCGCGCCTTCCTCGACGCCGGCGTCGACGGGCTGATCTGCGACCACCCCGAGGTCGCCCTCGCGGCCCGCGCGGAGCAGCTCGCCCGCGCCTGA
- a CDS encoding glycerophosphodiester phosphodiesterase yields the protein MTSRKTRTPALLSVLALAAPALVALAGPATAAPAQAEGPKPGHPRTVPVVIGHRGASGYRPEHTLAAYELAIAQGADWIEPDLVSTKDGVLVARHENEISGTTDVADRPEFADRRTTKTIDGRAVTGWFTEDFTLAELRTLRAVERLPQVRPDNTAFDGRYPVPTLDEVLALAKRASRETGRRIGVYPETKHPTYFDSIGLSMEEPLVAALRRHGLDKPSAKVIVQSFETSNLRDLDTMTKVDLAQLVDASGAPYDLVAAGDPRTYRDLVTPAGLAEIATYADGVGAHKFLVVPRRADGSAAEPTTLVDDAHAERLVVHVWTMRRENQFMATDWRRGTDPDAYGDLAAETRAFLDAGVDGIFADHPDVVVQARDAWLAARRGR from the coding sequence ATGACCTCTCGGAAGACACGTACCCCCGCCCTCCTCTCCGTCCTCGCCCTGGCCGCGCCGGCGCTCGTCGCGCTCGCCGGCCCGGCGACCGCAGCCCCGGCGCAGGCCGAGGGCCCGAAGCCCGGCCACCCGCGCACCGTGCCGGTCGTGATCGGCCACCGCGGCGCGTCCGGCTACCGCCCCGAGCACACGCTGGCCGCCTACGAGCTCGCCATCGCCCAGGGCGCCGACTGGATCGAGCCCGACCTGGTCTCGACGAAGGACGGCGTGCTCGTCGCGCGCCACGAGAACGAGATCTCGGGCACCACCGACGTCGCGGACCGCCCCGAGTTCGCCGACCGCCGCACGACGAAGACGATCGACGGCCGCGCGGTCACGGGGTGGTTCACCGAGGACTTCACGCTCGCCGAGCTCCGCACCCTGCGGGCGGTCGAGCGGCTGCCGCAGGTGCGCCCGGACAACACCGCGTTCGACGGGCGCTACCCCGTGCCGACCCTCGACGAGGTCCTCGCGCTGGCGAAGCGGGCCTCGCGCGAGACGGGCCGCCGCATCGGGGTCTACCCCGAGACCAAGCACCCCACCTACTTCGACTCGATCGGCCTGTCGATGGAGGAGCCGCTGGTCGCCGCGCTGCGACGCCACGGCCTGGACAAGCCGTCGGCCAAGGTCATCGTGCAGAGCTTCGAGACGAGCAACCTGCGCGACCTCGACACCATGACGAAGGTCGACCTCGCGCAGCTCGTCGACGCGTCGGGCGCGCCGTACGACCTGGTGGCCGCGGGTGACCCCCGCACCTACCGCGACCTGGTCACGCCGGCCGGGCTGGCCGAGATCGCGACCTACGCCGACGGGGTGGGCGCCCACAAGTTCCTCGTCGTCCCCCGTCGGGCCGACGGCTCGGCGGCCGAGCCCACCACCCTGGTCGACGACGCGCACGCCGAGCGGCTGGTGGTGCACGTGTGGACGATGCGCCGGGAGAACCAGTTCATGGCCACCGACTGGCGCCGGGGCACGGACCCCGACGCCTACGGCGACCTCGCCGCGGAGACCCGGGCCTTCCTCGACGCCGGGGTGGACGGCATCTTCGCCGACCACCCCGACGTCGTGGTGCAGGCGCGTGACGCCTGGCTGGCCGCGCGCCGCGGGCGCTGA
- a CDS encoding PspC domain-containing protein: MTTTPPPGDAPGPAPGPEPDPAPGGTATATATAAATASEEGPRVTGEQVRDLGRLRRTTGPDRYVAGVAGGLARHLDVDPVLVRVGLVVLSFFGGAGLLLYAAAWLLVPEDGAVGAPFSLDERSRSVALVAVGVLAALALLGDAWGPGFFPWPLALLALVVYLLLRRRDQRRAARPPGAWGPPAPVPDPHPAEGAYPAPPASGGPTAYAAPPPPAPPAPPSPPDPRRRGPRLFAGTLAAAAFGIGLLSLADVAGAPVISSAYPALVLATIGALLVLGAFWGRAGGLIALGLLATLALVVSTAADRYDGERTVVTPQQASEVATSYDLGAGELVVDLTGVADPDALLGRTLEVDGEVGRIEVLVPEGLPVTGELRVHGPGAIRTFGSEEGGFDRSRALSPGADGSSALTLDLELEVGQIEVTTR, translated from the coding sequence ATGACCACCACACCACCGCCCGGCGACGCACCGGGCCCCGCACCGGGACCCGAGCCGGACCCCGCACCGGGCGGCACCGCCACCGCGACCGCCACCGCCGCCGCCACCGCGAGCGAGGAGGGCCCCCGCGTCACCGGCGAGCAGGTCCGCGACCTCGGCCGGCTGCGCCGCACCACCGGCCCCGACCGCTACGTCGCCGGCGTCGCCGGCGGCCTCGCCCGCCACCTCGACGTCGACCCCGTGCTGGTGCGGGTCGGCCTCGTCGTCCTGTCCTTCTTCGGTGGTGCGGGACTGCTGCTCTACGCGGCCGCCTGGCTGCTGGTCCCCGAGGACGGCGCGGTCGGTGCGCCCTTCTCCCTCGACGAGCGCAGCCGCTCCGTCGCGCTGGTCGCGGTCGGCGTGCTCGCCGCGCTCGCCTTGCTCGGCGACGCGTGGGGCCCCGGCTTCTTCCCGTGGCCCCTCGCGCTGCTGGCCCTCGTCGTCTACCTGCTGCTGCGCCGCCGCGACCAGCGTCGCGCCGCACGCCCGCCTGGTGCGTGGGGCCCACCCGCGCCGGTGCCCGACCCTCACCCGGCCGAGGGCGCCTACCCTGCGCCGCCGGCCTCCGGCGGGCCCACGGCGTACGCCGCTCCCCCGCCGCCTGCGCCTCCCGCACCGCCCTCGCCGCCCGACCCGCGTCGACGCGGGCCACGCCTCTTCGCCGGCACGCTCGCGGCCGCGGCCTTCGGCATCGGGCTGCTGAGCCTGGCCGACGTGGCGGGCGCGCCGGTGATCAGCTCGGCCTACCCCGCGCTGGTGCTGGCCACGATCGGTGCCCTGCTGGTGCTCGGCGCCTTCTGGGGGCGTGCCGGCGGGCTGATCGCGCTGGGCCTGCTCGCCACGCTCGCGCTGGTGGTCTCGACGGCGGCCGACCGCTACGACGGGGAGCGCACGGTCGTCACCCCCCAGCAGGCCTCCGAGGTGGCGACCTCCTACGACCTCGGCGCGGGCGAGCTCGTCGTCGACCTCACCGGCGTCGCGGACCCCGACGCGCTCCTCGGGCGCACCCTCGAGGTCGACGGGGAGGTCGGCCGGATCGAGGTGCTGGTCCCCGAGGGTCTCCCGGTGACGGGCGAGCTGCGGGTCCACGGCCCGGGCGCGATCCGCACCTTCGGCTCCGAGGAGGGCGGCTTCGACCGCTCCCGCGCCCTGTCCCCCGGCGCCGACGGCTCGTCGGCGCTGACCCTCGACCTCGAGCTCGAGGTCGGCCAGATCGAGGTGACGACACGATGA
- a CDS encoding ATP-binding protein — MSTSAPARLEPRRAYRDTQAPVLGGVAAGVARHVGAPVVWVRAAFLLATTLGGFGVALYGALWAFLPAEPPPELTGDEPPGLAGARRDGRRPGRARRLADLGPAVALAALGVGALLLLDAVLGTGGLFWPLALGLAGVALVWRQADEAQRECWLDTTGRADPVRAVFGSGGVAAYARVSLGGLLVLAALAVVALRDGSAAAAREGLVVGLLGVAGLALVVGPWVLRLAGDLTAERAERIRSQERADVAAHLHDSVLQTLALIQVNAGDPAAVARLARAQERDLRTWLYAGRVADDETVAAAVRAAAAGVEDAHGVVVEVVAVGDAPLTESLRPVVLATREAVVNAARHAGTGHVDVFVEVAPGSVEVFVRDRGRGFDPAAVPEDRHGVRGSILDRVRRHGGEAEVRSSPGQGTEVRLRMPREEQHGDG; from the coding sequence ATGAGCACCTCCGCCCCCGCCCGCCTCGAGCCGCGCCGCGCCTACCGCGACACGCAGGCGCCCGTGCTCGGCGGCGTCGCGGCCGGGGTCGCACGGCACGTCGGGGCGCCCGTGGTGTGGGTGCGCGCGGCCTTCCTGCTGGCGACGACGCTGGGCGGCTTCGGCGTCGCGCTCTACGGCGCGCTCTGGGCGTTCCTGCCCGCCGAGCCCCCGCCGGAGCTCACCGGCGACGAGCCGCCCGGCCTGGCCGGGGCGCGCCGCGACGGACGGCGCCCCGGACGGGCCCGCCGCCTCGCCGACCTCGGCCCGGCGGTGGCGCTGGCCGCCCTGGGGGTCGGGGCGCTGCTGCTCCTCGACGCCGTGCTCGGCACGGGCGGGCTGTTCTGGCCGCTCGCGCTGGGCCTGGCCGGCGTCGCCCTGGTGTGGCGCCAGGCCGACGAGGCGCAGCGCGAGTGCTGGCTCGACACCACCGGGCGGGCCGACCCGGTGCGTGCGGTCTTCGGCAGCGGTGGCGTCGCGGCGTACGCCCGGGTCTCGCTCGGCGGCCTGCTCGTCCTCGCCGCGCTGGCCGTGGTCGCCCTGCGCGACGGCTCGGCCGCGGCGGCGCGCGAGGGGCTCGTCGTCGGCCTGCTCGGGGTGGCGGGCCTGGCGCTGGTGGTGGGGCCGTGGGTGCTGCGGCTCGCCGGCGACCTGACGGCCGAGCGGGCCGAGCGCATCCGCTCGCAGGAGCGCGCCGACGTCGCCGCCCACCTGCACGACTCGGTGCTGCAGACGCTGGCGCTGATCCAGGTCAACGCGGGTGACCCCGCGGCGGTCGCCCGGCTCGCGCGGGCCCAGGAGCGCGACCTGCGCACGTGGCTCTACGCCGGCCGGGTGGCCGACGATGAGACCGTCGCCGCGGCCGTCCGGGCGGCTGCCGCCGGGGTGGAGGACGCCCACGGCGTCGTGGTCGAGGTCGTGGCGGTCGGCGACGCGCCGCTCACCGAGTCGCTGCGCCCGGTGGTGCTCGCGACGCGCGAGGCGGTCGTCAACGCCGCCCGCCACGCGGGCACCGGCCACGTCGACGTCTTCGTCGAGGTGGCGCCCGGCTCGGTGGAGGTGTTCGTGCGCGACCGCGGGCGCGGCTTCGACCCGGCCGCCGTGCCGGAGGACCGCCACGGGGTGCGCGGCAGCATCCTCGACCGGGTGCGCCGCCACGGGGGCGAGGCCGAGGTGCGCTCGTCGCCCGGCCAGGGGACCGAGGTGCGGCTGAGGATGCCGCGGGAGGAGCAGCACGGTGACGGCTGA
- a CDS encoding LuxR C-terminal-related transcriptional regulator, which produces MPPVRVVVVDDHAMFRAGVRAELAGAVGRGEVDLVAEAADVAEAVAAVRTHAPDVVLLDVHLPGGGGVEVMRQAPAPAGTPGTRYLALSVSDAAEDVIGTIRGGARGYVTKTITGEELVAAVRRVAEGDAVFSPRLAGFVLDAFTGSPDAPPVAAVDEDLDRLTEREREVMRLIARGYAYKEVARELFISPKTVETHMGSVLRKLQLSSRHELTRWASDRRLL; this is translated from the coding sequence GTGCCTCCCGTGCGGGTCGTCGTGGTCGACGACCACGCGATGTTCCGTGCGGGGGTGCGCGCCGAGCTCGCGGGCGCGGTGGGCCGCGGCGAGGTCGACCTGGTGGCCGAGGCGGCCGACGTCGCCGAGGCGGTGGCGGCCGTGCGCACGCACGCGCCCGACGTCGTGCTGCTCGACGTGCACCTGCCCGGGGGCGGCGGCGTCGAGGTGATGCGGCAGGCGCCGGCGCCGGCGGGCACGCCCGGCACGCGCTACCTCGCGCTCAGCGTGAGCGACGCCGCCGAGGACGTGATCGGCACCATCCGCGGCGGTGCCCGGGGCTACGTCACCAAGACGATCACCGGCGAGGAGTTGGTGGCGGCCGTGCGCCGGGTCGCCGAGGGGGACGCCGTCTTCTCGCCGCGCCTGGCCGGCTTCGTGCTCGACGCCTTCACCGGCTCGCCGGACGCGCCCCCGGTGGCGGCGGTCGACGAGGACCTCGACCGCCTCACCGAGCGCGAGCGCGAGGTGATGCGGCTGATCGCGCGCGGCTACGCCTACAAGGAGGTCGCGCGCGAGCTCTTCATCTCGCCCAAGACGGTCGAGACCCACATGGGCAGCGTGCTGCGCAAGCTGCAGCTGTCCTCGCGCCACGAGCTCACCCGCTGGGCCTCCGACCGCCGGCTGCTCTGA